One genomic window of Diospyros lotus cultivar Yz01 chromosome 8, ASM1463336v1, whole genome shotgun sequence includes the following:
- the LOC127808216 gene encoding derlin-2 yields MAQAVEEWYKQMPIITRSYLTAATVITIVCSLDIISPHNLYLNPKLVVKHYQIWRLITNFLYFRKMDLDFLFHMFFLARYCKLLEENSFRGRTADFFYMLLFGATVLTGIVLVGGMIPYFSESLARIIFLSNSLTFMMVYVWSKRNPFIHMSFLGLFTFTAAYLPWVLLGFSVLVGASAWVDLLGMIAGHAYYFLEDVYPRTTGRRPLKTPWFIKSLFADDPVVVARPPNVRFAAPPVVEAQ; encoded by the exons ATGGCGCAAGCAGTCGAAGAATGGTACAAGCAGATGCCAATCATCACCCGTTCGTATCTTACGGCTGCAACTGTTATCACCATCGTTTGCTCCCTCGAT ATAATCTCCCCACATAACCTGTACTTGAACCCGAAGCTCGTGGTCAAGCATTACCAGATTTGGCGGCTCATCACCAATTTCCTTTATTTCCGGAAAATGG ACTTGGACTTCTTGTTTCACATGTTCTTTCTTGCCCGGTACTGCAAGCTTCTTGAAGAAAATTCTTTCAGGGGAAGGACTGCTGATTTCTTTTACATGCTTTTATTTGGTGCTACCGTTTTGACTGGGATTGTTCTTGTTGGGGGCATGATACCTTATTTCTCCGAGTCATTAGCAAGGATAATATTTCTCAGCAATTCATTGACATTTATGATG GTCTATGTGTGGAGCAAGCGAAATCCTTTCATCCACATGAGCTTCTTGGGTCTCTTTACTTTTACAGCAGCTTACCTTCCATGG GTTCTTTTGGGATTCTCTGTCCTTGTTGGTGCTAGTGCATGGGTGGATCTACTG GGAATGATTGCTGGCCATGCCTACTATTTTCTTGAAGATGTGTATCCTCGGACAACTGGTCGTCGCCCCCTTAAAACTCCATGGTTTATTAAATCACTCTTTGCAGATGATCCCGTAGTGGTTGCAAGGCCTCCAAATGTGAGATTTGCTGCCCCGCCAGTCGTGGAAGCGCAATAA